The Microplitis mediator isolate UGA2020A chromosome 8, iyMicMedi2.1, whole genome shotgun sequence genome has a window encoding:
- the LOC130673797 gene encoding uncharacterized protein LOC130673797, which produces MATVANKIVLQMHRISVFTAVAASAEAGIVDTLSLRAANSKLELLTQHWSKFAEDHEKLLSSKTDVTVEHKYFTDGSFEKALKLFQGAQDALLHCIHEVESALPSQGSVLADSSLIVPAGSRLNVPTIPVPKFSGKYQEWKHFHDMFVSIIGENASLTSVEKMYDFKSALEGDAARLIANIRVTGDSFASAWDAVVQQYDIKRLLISAQLDKLFSIRPDDSDSAKPLKAIINTANEAVQAFKALGSPTEHWDQILVHLIVQKLDISLRRLGKSI; this is translated from the coding sequence ATGGCTACTGTGGCTAACAAAATTGTGCTTCAGATGCACCGGATCTCAGTTTTCACCGCCGTTGCGGCATCTGCTGAAGCCGGCATAGTCGACACGCTCTCATTACGTGCAGCCAACTCGAAGTTGGAGCTTCTCACCCAACACTGGAGCAAATTTGCTGAAGACCACGAGAAATTACTATCATCTAAGACCGACGTGACGGTCGAACACAAATATTTCACTGACGGTTCGTTTGAGAAGGCTCTCAAACTATTCCAAGGAGCTCAAGATGCTCTGCTCCATTGCATCCATGAGGTGGAATCAGCATTACCGTCTCAAGGTAGTGTCCTGGCCGACTCAAGTCTCATCGTGCCAGCTGGAAGTAGGCTTAATGTCCCTACTATCCCTGTGCCCAAGTTCTCCGGCAAATATCAAGAGTGGAAACACTTCCACGACATGTTTGTCTCGATCATCGGGGAAAATGCATCTCTCACATCAGTTGAGAAGATGTACGATTTCAAGTCGGCATTGGAGGGTGATGCCGCCCGTCTCATCGCAAACATCAGAGTCACTGGGGACTCGTTTGCATCTGCTTGGGACGCTGTTGTCCAACAATACGACATCAAGCGTCTTCTCATCTCGGCGCAGCTTGATAAGCTGTTCAGCATCCGACCAGATGACAGCGACTCTGCCAAACCGCTCAAGGCAATCATCAACACTGCCAACGAGGCAGTGCAAGCTTTCAAGGCTCTGGGATCGCCCACCGAGCACTGGGACCAGATCCTGGTCCATCTCATCGTACAAAAGCTTGATATCTCATTACGTAGGCTTGGGAAGTCCATTTAG
- the LOC130673799 gene encoding uncharacterized protein LOC130673799 codes for MRGVRSQQLTGQLPSHRVSPSLVFENTGVDYTGPVSLKFFQGRGTRCYKGWIAVFVCLSTSAVHLEAVTGYSSEGFLKAFHRFTSRRGICRTLRSDCGTNFKGADLILKQLLTGALKESSHLQQHLANDGTQWSFNPPGAPHMGGKWEAAVKSIKYHLQRTIADTLLTYEDFSTFLIQVEAVLNSRPLSALSEDPDDLTALTPAHFIRGAAINTIPEPNLTAISTSRLSHLQHIQERLQHF; via the coding sequence ATGCGGGGAGTCAGATCGCAACAACTCACGGGTCAACTTCCATCTCATCGGGTCTCACCATCTCTCGTCTTCGAGAACACTGGAGTCGATTACACCGGTCCAGTGTCTCTGAAGTTTTTTCAAGGACGCGGTACTAGATGCTACAAGGGCTGGATCGCTGTCTTTGTCTGTCTCTCAACATCAGCCGTTCATTTGGAGGCTGTCACTGGCTACTCCAGTGAAGGCTTTCTCAAGGCATTCCACCGTTTCACTAGTCGACGGGGAATTTGCCGCACACTTCGAAGTGACTGTGGGACAAACTTCAAGGGTGCTGATCTCATTCTCAAGCAACTTCTCACCGGTGCTCTCAAGGAATCATCTCATCTACAGCAGCATCTCGCCAATGACGGAACCCAGTGGTCATTTAACCCACCTGGGGCTCCTCATATGGGAGGAAAATGGGAAGCTGCAGTGAAATCAATAAAGTATCATCTTCAGCGAACCATTGCTGATACCCTTCTCACCTACGAAGACTTCTCAACCTTTCTCATTCAAGTTGAAGCTGTTCTCAATTCTCGTCCTCTCAGCGCACTCTCAGAGGATCCGGACGATCTCACTGCTCTCACGCCCGCACATTTCATCCGTGGTGCTGCCATCAACACCATTCCGGAACCTAATCTCACCGCAATCTCAACCTCAAGGCTATCTCATCTGCAGCATATACAAGAACGCTTGCAGCATTTCTAG
- the LOC130673798 gene encoding uncharacterized protein LOC130673798: protein MVSFKLQSTISSEYAYLNAHILKNITAQIPSVSISPTLWSHIQDLELADPEFDKSGKIDILIGEDFYGQIIRPGLKAGSSSEPIAMQTMLGWTILGPVHEQSHHSPRLSHHIISNAQLHDSLTKFWELEEVPESCNETLTVEEAKCEAHFLSTHSRDALGRYIVRLPFKSSYQKLGESRHIAQRCLNRLMKRLSQDPELQGQYTAILNEYEVLGHMTRVSSTSPEPSHVYYLPHHCVVREDSETSKLRVVFNGSSKTSSASSLNDHLHIGPSLQSKICDVLLYLRSHRYIFLTDIVKMFRQILIHPDDRDYQRILWTENGLTVAYQLNTVTYGTRPAPYLAGRALKQLLIDEGSQYPLAEPFQKGSYVDDIGGGADNLSDLNDIANRVEALCNLGCFPLAKWKSNHPQFSKISSSLSPEDSHSFSDHISKILGLS, encoded by the coding sequence ATGGTCTCATTCAAACTGCAGTCTACCATCTCATCAGAATACGCATACCTCAACGCACACATTCTCAAGAACATCACAGCGCAGATTCCATCAGTCTCAATCTCACCCACTCTTTGGTCTCATATTCAAGATTTAGAACTCGCCGACCCAGAATTCGACAAGTCTGGCAAAATTGACATTCTCatcggagaagatttctacggTCAAATTATACGACCAGGTCTCAAAGCAGGAAGTTCATCAGAACCGATCGCTATGCAAACCATGCTCGGCTGGACAATTCTCGGCCCAGTTCATGAACAATCTCATCATTCACCTAGACTGTCTCATCATATCATCTCAAATGCTCAACTACACGACTCTCTCACCAAGTTCTGGGAACTTGAAGAAGTTCCAGAGTCCTGCAACGAAACTCTCACCGTCGAGGAAGCCAAGTGTGAAGCTCACTTCCTATCAACTCATTCTCGAGACGCACTAGGACGATACATCGTCCGTCTACCATTCAAATCATCATATCAGAAGCTAGGTGAATCTCGTCATATTGCGCAGCGCTGTCTCAACCGTCTTATGAAGCGTCTGTCTCAAGACCCGGAACTTCAAGGTCAATATACTGCCATTCTCAACGAGTATGAAGTACTCGGACACATGACTCGAGTCTCATCAACATCACCTGAACCATCTCATGTATATTATTTACCTCATCATTGCGTTGTTCGCGAAGACAGCGAAACTTCCAAGTTGAGGGTCGTGTTCAATGGTTCTAGTAAAACATCATCTGCCAGTTCTCTCAATGATCATCTACATATCGGACCAAGCCTGCAATCAAAGATCTGTGATGTACTTCTGTACCTCAGAAGTCACAGATACATCTTCTTGACTGACATTGTTAAGATGTTTCGCCAAATTCTCATCCACCCTGATGACAGGGACTATCAGCGCATTCTTTGGACAGAGAACGGTCTCACTGTGGCTTATCAACTCAACACCGTCACATATGGCACTCGACCAGCACCATATCTTGCTGGCCGAGCTCTCAAACAACTCCTCATCGACGAAGGGTCTCAATATCCACTTGCGGAACCCTTTCAAAAGGGCAGCTACGTCGACGACATCGGCGGCGGTGCCGACAATCTCAGCGATCTCAACGACATTGCCAATAGAGTCGAGGCACTTTGCAACTTAGGTTGCTTTCCACTAGCTAAATGGAAAAGCAATCATCCTCAGTTCAGCAAAATCTCATCATCACTCAGTCCAGAAGATTCTCATTCATTCTCAGACCACATCTCAAAAATCTTGGGTCTCTCATAG